DNA sequence from the Streptomyces tsukubensis genome:
CGGCTCGTTCCCGGATCCACCGCCCGCCGTGCATCCGGTCGCGAGGGCGGCCGTGAGGACGAGGGCGATCGGGGCAAGGCGGCGGGCCGGGACCCTGGTGCGGATGGTCACGATGCGTGGGCTCCCATGTCTGCTGCGGGTCGGGGGTCGGGGACCGCGGGGTACTCCTGTCCGGCGGCCCTCGGCACGGCGGCGGTCCCGACGGGTCGGTGTGCGCGGCGGGAGCGGAGCGCCGCGGCCGTGCGGGAGAGGAAGAACTGGGCCACGGCGAGCGCCGCGATCGTGGCGCCTGCGGCCGTGTCCAGGTGCCAGGACAGGAGCAGTCCGAAGAACGTGGCGCTCGCCCCCAGCAAGGCCGCTCCGACCATGACGGCGGGCACGCTGCGAGCCCACGGGAGTACGGACGCGGGCGGGGCGATGAGCAGACCGAGGACGAGCAGGGTCCCCACGATGTGGAACGAGGCGACAATCGCCAGGGTCAGGAGGCCCAGCAGTACGGCGTGTGCCCATCGCGGGCGCAGTCCCAGGGTGTGCGCCTTGCGTTGGTCGAAGGCAAGCGCGAGGAAGGCCCGGTGCCCCAGGGCGGTAACGGCCACCGTCGCGCCGAGGGCGACGGCCAGGACGAGCAGGTCGTCCTGGCCGACGGCGAGGACGTCCCCGAAGAGGAAGCCGGTCAGGTCGACGGCGAAGGACTGGGACCGGGACACGATGATGACGCCCAGCGAGAGCATCCCCACGTAGAGCAGCCCGATGCTCGTGTCCTGTGAGAGGCGCGGCGTCCGCCCGATGAGCGTCACCCCGGACACCATCACGGCGGCACTCGCCGCGGCTCCGACCAGGGGACTGCCTCCGAGCAGTGCCGCGACCGCGACGCCCGGCAGCAGTCCGTGGGACATCGCGTCACCGAGGAAGGCCATCCCCCGGAGCACCACCCAGGTTCCGGCGAGCGCCGTCGCAGCGGACACCAGCAGCCCTGCTACCAGGGCTCTTTGCACAAAGGTCACCTCAAAGGGACCGATCAGCCACTCCATGCGGCCACACTATAATGAAAATGATTATCACTACAGACAGGATTCTCGCCGTGCCTCTGCCTCCTCGCCCTCCCCGGGTCCGCCTGACGGCGGTCGACGCCGGATACGGCCGCCGACCCGTGCTGTGCGAAGTCACCCTGGACATACCGGCGTTGGGTGTGACCTCGCTGACCGG
Encoded proteins:
- the aztB gene encoding zinc ABC transporter permease AztB, with translation MEWLIGPFEVTFVQRALVAGLLVSAATALAGTWVVLRGMAFLGDAMSHGLLPGVAVAALLGGSPLVGAAASAAVMVSGVTLIGRTPRLSQDTSIGLLYVGMLSLGVIIVSRSQSFAVDLTGFLFGDVLAVGQDDLLVLAVALGATVAVTALGHRAFLALAFDQRKAHTLGLRPRWAHAVLLGLLTLAIVASFHIVGTLLVLGLLIAPPASVLPWARSVPAVMVGAALLGASATFFGLLLSWHLDTAAGATIAALAVAQFFLSRTAAALRSRRAHRPVGTAAVPRAAGQEYPAVPDPRPAADMGAHAS